Sequence from the Propionispora vibrioides genome:
CTGGACGGCATCAATCCGGAGGATCGCGGTCTGGAAGATGCCTATACCTCCGGTACCACGACCATCATTGTCACACCGGGCAGCGAAAATGTTATTGGCGGCCAAAGCATTGCCATTAAAACCTATGGCAAAGTGATCGACCACATGATCATGCGCCAACCGGCCGGCATAAAAATGGCCTTTGGTGAAAACCCGATCCAAATGTATATGAAAAAAGACCGGGCCCCTTCCACCCGAATGACTATTGCCGCTATGATCCGGGAAAACCTGATTGCCGCCTTAAATTACGAAAAAGACCTGGCCAACGGCAAGGTGGGCCGGGACCTGAAGATGGAAGCTTTGCTGATGCTGCTGCACGGTGAAATTCCCTTGCGAGCCCATGCCCATGCCGCCGACGACATTATGACCGCTATCCGTATTGCCGACGAATTCGGACTGAAACTAACCATCGAACATGCCACCTCGGCCCACAAAATTGCCGAAGAACTGGCCTGTCGCTCAATAGCCGCCACCGTCGGCCCTTCCATCACCGCCCGAGTCAAAGTGGAACTCAAGGACCGGACTTACCGGACCCCGGCCATTTTGCACCAGGCCGGCGTTAAGATTGCCCTGATTACCGATCATCCCTTCCTGCCGGTCAGCAGCCTGCGCTTAGAGGCTGCCCTGGCCATCCGGGAAGGCTTGCCGGAAACTGTCGCCCTAAGGGCCATTACCTTATCGGCGGCCGAAATTATCGGTGTCAGCGACCGGGTAGGCAGCATTGAGCCAGGCAAAGATGCCGACTTTGTCATCCTGGACGGTCCTCCCTTTGCGGTATCCACCAAAGTAGAGCATGTCTTTATCAATGGAATCGAAGTGTCGAACAACAATTAATTTTTTAGTGAAAACAACTGC
This genomic interval carries:
- a CDS encoding amidohydrolase is translated as MLAILGGTVYTVSGDIVPNACLLIDQGKFLAVGSRLAIPHDALCLNVTNKVIIPGLIDCHTHLGIAEEAVGTAHIDKNEVNQPICPHLRALDGINPEDRGLEDAYTSGTTTIIVTPGSENVIGGQSIAIKTYGKVIDHMIMRQPAGIKMAFGENPIQMYMKKDRAPSTRMTIAAMIRENLIAALNYEKDLANGKVGRDLKMEALLMLLHGEIPLRAHAHAADDIMTAIRIADEFGLKLTIEHATSAHKIAEELACRSIAATVGPSITARVKVELKDRTYRTPAILHQAGVKIALITDHPFLPVSSLRLEAALAIREGLPETVALRAITLSAAEIIGVSDRVGSIEPGKDADFVILDGPPFAVSTKVEHVFINGIEVSNNN